Below is a genomic region from Enterobacter hormaechei subsp. xiangfangensis.
TCCTGCACGGAAAAATGACCCAAACCGCTCACGGCGTGTTTGGTCAACTCTGGGTGCACGTCGTGGCATCTGATGAACAACTGAACAATATCCTCGCCGACCTGCAGCACAGCGATATTGAAGGCGAGGTGATTAAACATGGCTGAGAATCTCTTTCCGCATCTCAAGTGGGATCAGCTCTGGGCGGCGACGCTGGAGACGCTGTACATGACCGCGCTTTCCGGCGTGGCGACCTTTGTATTAGGCATCGTGCTGGGTCTGGCGCTGTTTTTAACTGCCCGCGGCGGGTTATTCCACAACCGCACGGTCTACAGCGTGATGTCGATTGTGGTGAACGTGTTCCGCTCGATTCCGTTCATCATTCTCATCGTTCTGCTGATCCCGTTCACCAAGACCGTTGTGGGGACCATTCTCGGCGCTAACGCTGCGCTGCCCGCCCTGATTGTGGGCGCGGCGCCGTTCTACGCCCGTCTGGTCGAGATTGCCCTGCGAGAAGTGGACAAAGGGGTCATTGAGGCCACGCGTTCGATGGGCGCGCGGCTGAGCACGTTAGTATTTCGGGTTTTATTGCCGGAATCCTCACCCGCACTGGTTTCAGGTATGACGGTGACGCTGATTGCGCTGGTGAGCTACAGCGCAATGGCAGGGGTGATAGGTGCCGGCGGTTTGGGAAATCTGGCTTATCTGGAAGGATTCCAGCGCAACCATGGTGACGTCACGCTGGTGGCAACGGTGACCATTCTGATCATCGTGTTCATTATCCAGTTCTGCGGCGATGCCATTACTTCACTGTTAGATAAACGCTAATAAATACACACAGGAACCACATCATGAAAAAGACACTGACACTGATCGCCGCCGCAACCCTGAGCGCCCTGAGCTTTGCCTCCTGGGCGGACACGCTCACCGTGGGGGCGTCCAATACCCCCCACGCGGAAATTCTGGAGCAGGCTAAGCCGATTCTGGCGAAGCAGGGGATCGATCTGGAGATTAAACCCTTCCAGGACTACATACTGCCAAACACTGCGCTGGCGGGGCATGACATTGACGCCAACTATTTCCAGCACATCCCTTACCTGAACAGCGTGCTGAAAGATCACGCGGGCGATAAGGATTATGATTTTGTCAGTGCGGGCGCAATCCACATTGAGCCGATCGGTATCTATTCAAAAAAATACAAATCGCTGAAGGATCTGCCGGAAGGCGGCAAAATCATCATGCGTGATGCGGTTTCCGAGGAAGGGCGTATTCTCTCCATCTTCGAAAAAGAGGGCGTGATCAAGCTGAAGCCGGGCATCGATAAAGTGACCGCGCGCATCAGCGATATCGTGGAGAACCCGAAAAAGCTGCAATTTACCCCTAACGTCGAAGCGTCTCTGCTGCCGCAGATGTACAACAACGACGAAGGTGCTGCGGTGGTGATCAACGCCAACTACGCGATTGATGCTGGCCTGGATCCGGTCCACGATCCAATTGCGGTTGAAAGCGGTGAGAATAACCCGTACGCCAACATCATTACCGTTCATCGCGGTGACGAGAAGAAGAAGGATATCGTCGCGCTGGTGAACGTGCTGCACTCCAAAGAGATTCAGGACTGGATCCGCACCAAATACAAAGGCGCAGTCATCCCGGTTAACAACTAATCGACTGATTTTCCAGACGAAGCCCGGCGAACAACACGCCGGGCTTCTTTTTTGTATCCAGCCGACGAATGATTTAAGCTGACGGTTTAGGGCAACGGAGTGATGGCAATGGGCAATGTGACCAAAGACGAAGCGCTGTACCAGGAGATGTGTCGGGTGGTAGGCAAGGTCGTTCTCGAAATGCGTGATTTAGGGCAGGAGCCGAAACATATTGTCATTGCGGGCGTACTGCGTACCGCGCTGGCGAACCAGCGCGTTAAGCGCAGTGAGTTGACCACCAAAGCGATGGAAACGGTGGTTAAAGCGCTGGCCGGCTAACGCGCCAGCGCTTCGCGAGCAGCTCAAGCGAGCTGCAGAGCAGGTAATAGATCACACCCGTAAAGATAAAAATGGCCGCCGGGTAAATTTGCACCCGGTTGTTGACCTGTCCCGCCACCGTGGTCAGTTCAGGAACGTTCACGATAAACGCCAACGACGTATCCTTCAGCAGGCTGATAAAAATCCCCACCAGCGACGGCAGAATATTTCTCAGCGCCTGCGGCAGCAGCACGCGCCACAGCGTTTGCTGCGTACTGAACCCTTGAGAAAGCGCGGCCTCATTCTGGCCCGACGGTAGAGCTCTCAGTCCGGCTAATACCGAATGCATCACCGCAGCCGCGGTAAACCAGGCCAGCGCCAGC
It encodes:
- the fumD gene encoding fumarate hydratase FumD, which produces MGNVTKDEALYQEMCRVVGKVVLEMRDLGQEPKHIVIAGVLRTALANQRVKRSELTTKAMETVVKALAG
- a CDS encoding amino acid ABC transporter permease, which translates into the protein MIPGFNVIVENLDYLLWGRAIAGEPGGVLLSLLMAAGAAALALPGGIVLACVAWRYPGVVRSALFAWAELIRGIPLIFVIFWMWYLLPLITGRDLPGATTVTLALAWFTAAAVMHSVLAGLRALPSGQNEAALSQGFSTQQTLWRVLLPQALRNILPSLVGIFISLLKDTSLAFIVNVPELTTVAGQVNNRVQIYPAAIFIFTGVIYYLLCSSLELLAKRWRVSRPAL
- a CDS encoding methionine ABC transporter permease codes for the protein MAENLFPHLKWDQLWAATLETLYMTALSGVATFVLGIVLGLALFLTARGGLFHNRTVYSVMSIVVNVFRSIPFIILIVLLIPFTKTVVGTILGANAALPALIVGAAPFYARLVEIALREVDKGVIEATRSMGARLSTLVFRVLLPESSPALVSGMTVTLIALVSYSAMAGVIGAGGLGNLAYLEGFQRNHGDVTLVATVTILIIVFIIQFCGDAITSLLDKR
- a CDS encoding MetQ/NlpA family ABC transporter substrate-binding protein, producing the protein MKKTLTLIAAATLSALSFASWADTLTVGASNTPHAEILEQAKPILAKQGIDLEIKPFQDYILPNTALAGHDIDANYFQHIPYLNSVLKDHAGDKDYDFVSAGAIHIEPIGIYSKKYKSLKDLPEGGKIIMRDAVSEEGRILSIFEKEGVIKLKPGIDKVTARISDIVENPKKLQFTPNVEASLLPQMYNNDEGAAVVINANYAIDAGLDPVHDPIAVESGENNPYANIITVHRGDEKKKDIVALVNVLHSKEIQDWIRTKYKGAVIPVNN